TTTGTCATCGTATTACCTGGGTTTGACAAGGACCAGGCAATTAAAACAACAGAAAACATTCGTACCCGGATGAAACAGACAACCTACCTGAAAAACGAAGGGTGTAACGTGCAACTGAGCGCAAGCTTCGGCATCGCAGCCTTCCCTGATGATGCAACAGAGGCAAGAGCATTGCTCAAGTTGGCCGACCAACTGATGTTCAGGATAAAGGAAACCAGCAAAGATGCCATTGGCTGCCTTTCCAAAACATCCGATTCAGACCGGGCCCAGCCCCCGAGCACCCTGATAAATTAAAGCATATCCCCCCGGTCAGGTGTTAGTGGTTAAAAGACTTGATCACTCCCAGGACATAGTCAATATCAGCATGGGTGTGACAGGCGTTAATTTGAAACCGTATGGTTTCATCTCCCCTGGGAACAACCGGAAAGGTTAAACCCACCACCAGCACGCCGTTTTCGTAGAGAAAATTCACCAGCCTATGGGTTTTGTCGGTATCTCTGACCATAAGCGGCACCACGGGGTGGGGTCCTTCAATTGATTCAAGGCCCATACGCTTAAGGCCATTGCGAAACGCGGTGGTTACTGAGCCTAAGTGATCCAGAAGATCCAGGCCCTGGTCACTGTCACAGATATCAATGGCGGCCAGGGCAGCCGCACAGTCTGCAACACTTAAGGGATTTGTATAGATATAAGTATCTGCCTTTTGACGAACCGCTTCGATCAAGGTTTCACTTGCTGCGATAAACCCTCCGTTAACCCCGAAGGCTTTGCCGAAGGTGCCGACAATGACGTCGGGTCTGCCCCCTGTATATTCGCTGGTTCCCCGGCCTGTTGCGCCATAGGCGCCGATGCCATGAGAATCATCCACAACAGTTATAACGCCATCCTTGAACTTGTCTTCATAGGCTTTACAGACGCTGAGAATTTCGTCAATGGGCGCAAAATCGCCACGCATGGAAAAAATCCCGTCAAAAATGACCACGACACGTTCAATGTCCGGGCCCACCGCATCAAGGCAGCGTTTGAGGTCATCCATATCATTGTGTTTAAAAATTCCCTTGTTTCCTGATGGAATATTTGAAATACGCATGGCCCTGATAATTGAGTTGTGGTTGAGCTGATCTCCTATCCAATGTGTTTTAGCACTGGAAATGGACAAAGCCAAACCACAATTGGCCGTATAGGCTGAGTTAAAAATTTTTGCACAGGGCTTGCCGACAAATTCGGCAATTCGTTTTTCCAAAGCCGCGTGGTAACAAAATGTACCGTCTATAAACCTTACCGCACCAGGGCCTACGCCAAATTGTTGAGTGGCTTTGTCCGCAGCCTTAATCAGATCCGGATGGGCGGACAAGGATAGATACGAGTTTGAATTGAGCCGGATATATTCTTTACTTGAACCTTCAAGCCGGTATCTTGGACCGAAATCCTTTTTGGGGGGAATATATTCAGTAATCACTCTTTCGGGGGCTTTTGCCCTACCTTCAGCAGCCAGCGATGCAAGCTCAGCTTGAAGGCTTTTGTCTAATTTATCTGTTGTCATATTAAGACCTTATCTTTTCATTTAATTGTATAAACGCTTTTTCTTTCCCAACTGCGAATAACTAACAGACCTTTTGAAAGGCGGCGTTTTAATCCCAATCCAGAATCACTTTTCCTGAATGTCCCGACCGCATAACATCAAATCCTTGTTGGAATTGCGTGTAATGAAACCTGTGGGTAATCAGTGGGGAAATATCCAGGCCGCTTTGAACCATAGCTGTCATTTTATACCAGGTTTCAAACATCTGTCGCCCATATATCCCTTTGATGGTGAGCATGTTAAAGACGACTTTATTCCAGTCCATGGGGATTTGGTCGGGCAGAATGCCAAGAAGCGCGATTTTTCCGCCATGAAACATGTTATCCAGTATAGAATCAAGCGCGGCAGGGCTTCCTGACATTTCCATGGCCACGTCAAACCCCTCTTTCATGCCAAGTTCCTTTTGAACCTGGGTCAGACTTTCTTTTTCCGCATTTACTACCCGGGTAGCCCCGGCTTTTTCGGCAAGAGTCAAACGAAAAGGGTTTATATCCGTGACCACGATATTTCTGGCGCCTGCGTGTTTTGCAATTGCCGCTGCCATGCACCCTATAGGGCCTGCCCCTGTAATCAGTACATCTTCGCCAAGCACGTCAAAGGTTAACGCCGTATGAACAGCATTGCCCAAAGGGTCAAAACAGGCCAAAACATCCAATGCAATTTTTTTATCACAAAACCAAACATTGGTAACCGGGATGGATAGATACTGGGCAAAGGCACCAGGCCGATTGACCCCCACGCCTTTTGTATCCCGGCATAGGTGACGCCGCCCGGCAAGACAGTTCCTGCAATGGCCGCAGATAATATGTCCTTCCCCGGAAACCAGATCCCCGGGCTTGCAATCTTTCACATGGGAACCCACAGCAACCACTTCGCCTACGAATTCGTGTCCAATGTGCATGGGCACAGGAACGTTTTTTTGGGACCATTGATCCCAATTGTAAATATGTACATCCGTGCCGCAAATCGCCGTTTTTAAAATTTTAATCAGCACTTCGTTATAGTTTATACTTGGAACCGGCATTTCTTGCAACCAGAGTCCTTTTTCAGGCCGGGCCTTTACCAGTGCTTTCATGGTACTGGGAATAGATGGATTCATGATAAAAAAAATCCTTTTCGTAAAGGTTTTCCTACATCCTGCCGTTCTTTGGATTAAATGTCAATGGCAGTGTCTTTGTCTCTTAAATAAGCACAAATACGCTTTAACCAAGTCCGAGAGTTGGGCCCACGGAAAACGGGGTGCACTGTAGTCCGATACTGCCGTTTTTTACCCAGAGCCGGACCATGGAAATCGAATCTCCTGCTGGACTATTAATGCGGGGTTGTTCCTCTATTGATAGAATATCTTTTAGCTTAAAATCATAGTAAAAGGTATGCTCCCCAAATGGGTCTGCCACCAAAATAACGCGTTCTTTTCCATATGGATGCTTTTTAGGTGATCCATAGAATGAGCAGCAGTTTTTTTTATCAAAGTCCATGTTTCTGACATATTTCTTCAGTTCAAAGGCATCCTTAAGTTCAAGAAATTTTTTAATCTCCATACAAACGCTCCTTGATTAAATATCAGTTAACTGGATTTTCCCTTCCCCTACTTGAAATCATATAAATCTGCACCTGCAAGTGTCAAGATAAAAACACACACATAAAGGCTAAAAATCGTAACAAACGAACTATTAAATTCCAATCCGAATATCGTCAATAAGAAAGCGCCATCTTCTTTAGTTGATAAGATTTCGCTGCAGTCAAATGCAGTTGTAATCTTTGCCAACTTGAAAATGACGCTTCCTATCTTTCTTTATAGAAAGATGGTTCCCAGCTTCCTTCCCGAACTTGCCAAAATAATTTGCAATCTTTGCCTATGACACTTTTTTAAGATTGCAACATCTCTTTATGGGCAAAAGCCTGGAACCCTTCAGGTTTTGTCGTATCCAATTAAATAATCAACGCATTAGAAGTTGATCTGCCATTTCATACCGTAGTAAAAAACTTCAGTTTCGCCGTTTTCTTTGCCGTCAAAGTAACCGACTTCAGGAACAACGAACACGCCCGGGGCCAGATTGATGGTGGTATTAATGTAGTATGCAGCCGCTTCATTATCATCGTTGTCATCAAGTTCTGTCTGTGTAAATCCGTAACCTGCTTCAACAGTAAACATGTCGTTGATTTTATACCCGGCAACCAGCATGAAACCAATACATTCGTTATCGAGCAATTTTCCGGTGGCATCGAATGCTGCAAAACCGCCATCCGCGGCTTGGGTGCCGTCAACATTAATCCAGATTAAGTTACCGGCATTCTGGCCATAGTAAACATCGCCCTTCATGAAGAAACCAGCCATGTCAAACCGAGCACCGAAAGCCAAAACATAGGAATCAACATCCTCCTCATCTCCGACAACAGTGTCAGTGGCCTCAAAGGTGCTGTATCCGGCACCGAAGTCCAGTTTCACCACGTCAAGGTCAAGAGAGTACGCGATCTCAATTGCAGGAATAATGGTTTGGCTTTCTGCGCCAAAGCCATCGACATCTTTCTGCGGATCAATAAAAGCAATCTTAAAGTCACCAAAAGTCAGACGGAGTTGAGGGTGACGGTGGGAATAAACAGCACCATGTCTCAGCAGATCATTGTCATCGCCATAGACCTGGTTGGACCAGAGCCAGCTTAGAGGTGCATAATCCTGCCCGACAAGTAATTTACCCGCACCAAAATCCCATTCACCATAAAGCAAACGGACATTAACACCTGTACCATATTCAAAACGTCCAATTAGTTCATCGGATACTTTAACTTTTGCACCGATACGGGAATTAGTCTGAAGGCCTTCAGAATATTGTGTATCGCCGTCAGCGCCCGAAATGGTGTCAGTATCAGACCAGAAGGTGCTGACACGGGCACTTCCATAAAAATTCCACTGTGATGCATAGGCTGAACCTGCCATTAAAACAATAGCCGCCAAAACTACAATAACCTTTTTCATCTTTTTCTCCCTTTTAAGTAGTATATTACAAATATACAACAAAACCTGATTGGCCAAAGTCGTACGATGATTGTTAGATTTTTGTCAACCCTTTTTGTTTCTGCATATAGAACTTATACAAAAAAATACAAAATTTAAATAGATAGATCAAAGCGATCCGCATTCATCACTTTTTCCCATGCCTTAACGAAATCCTTAACGAATTTATTCATATTATCGTCCTGGGCATAGACCTCAGCATAGGCACGCAAAATGGAGTTAGAGCCGAAGACAAGGTCGACACGCGTCGCCGTATATTTCGTTTCGCCGGTTACACGATCAATAATGTTGTAGTCTGATGTCCCGGCTGATTCCCACTTGTAAGCCATATCAGTCAGGGCAACAAAAAAATCGTTGGTTAAGGCACCCTCTTGGTCGGTAAATACGCCAAGTTTACTATTGCCGTAGTTTGCTCCCATAACACGCATACCACCGATAAGCACTGTCATCTCAGGTGCTGTAAGCCCCATAAGCTGTGCTCGGTCAAGCAGCATTTCCTCGGGAGTCGGAATGTAATCCTTTTGCAAATAATTACGGAAACCATCAGCGAAAGGCTCCAAAACGGTGAACGATTCTGCATCCGTCATTTCATCTGTTGCATCGCCCCGGCCCGGCGCAAAAGGTACATCGATTTCCACACCACCGGCTTTGGCTGCCAATTCAACCCCCACATTACCTGCCAAAACAATGGTATCTGCAATGGACGCCCCAACCTTAGCGGCCAAAGGCTCCAACACAGCCAGTACACGCTGCAGGCGCTCAGGCTCATTTCCTTCCCAGTCTTTCTGCGGTACTAAGCGAATTCTTGCGCCGTTGGCTCCACCCCGGTTATCTGAACCACGAAAGGTGCGGGCACTGTCCCAGGCCGTACTCACCATATCAGCAACGGACAATCCGCTTTCGCGAATTAAAGTTTTGAGATGGCCAATATCAAACTGAGTATTTCCCTTGGGAACGGGGTCTTGCCAGACCAAATCCTCTTGAGGCACATCGGGGCCAAAGTAACAGCTCTTAGGCCCAAGATCTCGATGGGTCAACTTAAACCAGGCCCGGGCAAAACAATCACTAAAGTATTCAGGATCTGCCATGAATTTTTTGCATATTTTATTATAGACAGGATCAACTTTCATGGCCATATCCGCATCCGTCATCATCGGCATTACGCGAATGGACGGGTCTTCCGGGTCAGTTGGCATGTCTTCTTCTTTAATGTCCACAGGTTTCCACTGTTTGGCACCCGCCGGAGACTCGGTGAGTTCCCATTCATGGCCGAAAAGCATATCGAAAAAGCCCATATCCCACTTGGTTGGATCGGTCGTCCATGCACCTTCCGGACCACCTGCAACCACGTTACGACCAATGCCGCGTCTCTCTTTGGGCATCCAACCCATACCTTGGGCGGTTATATCGGCATCTTCCGGTGCGGGCCCCACATTATCAGCTGACTCCCCCCCGTGGCATTTTCCGATCGTGTGACCGCCGGCAGTCAGCGCCACCGTTTCTTCATCATTCATCGCCATGCGTGCAAATGTTTCGCGAACCTGATGGGCCGTCGCCTGCGGGTCCGGCTTTCCATTGACACCTTCCGGGTTGACATAGATTAAACCCATCTGCACAGCAGAAAGTGGATTTTCCATTGTGTCCGGTTTATCGACGGCTTCATAACGTCCGTCCGAAGGTGCCAGCCACTCTTTTTCTGCGCCCCAGTAGGTATCTTTTTCAGGATGCCAAATGTCTTTACGACCAAAGCCGAAGCCATAAATTTTCAACCCGGCCATTTCATAAGCAATGGTACCTGCCAACATGATGAGATCGGCCCAGGAAATTTTGTTGCCGTATTTCTTTTTTATTGGCCAAAGCAGACGACGCCCTTTGTCGGTATTGGCATTATCCGGCCAGGAGTTCAGGGGTGCAAAGCGCTGATTGCCGGTGTTTCCACCGCCACGACCATCCTGTAAACGGTATGAGCCGGCAGAGTGCCACGCGACTCGCGCCATCATGCCGCCATAGAAACCATGGTCTGCCGGCCACCAATCCTGACTGTTGGCAAGCAAATCCCGAACATCTTGTTTCAAAGCATTGACGTCGAGTTTTTTAAGTTCTTCATGATAATTAAAATCATCGCCCAGTGGATTTGTTTTGGTGTCGTGTTGGTGTAATATGTCCAGATTCAGTGCATTCGGCCACCAGTCTGTATTGGATGTCCCGGCAAGTGTATGACTGCCGTGCATCACAGGACATTTACCTTCGGTTCTGTCACTCATGTCTGCTCTCCTATTAAGAAAAGTTTCAATAAGGTATTGAATTGCTGTTAATTTCGTCTTGGCGTGAGTCTGAGTGTTGATGGATGAGCCCGACTCATCACTTTTATGATGAGGTAATCGCTTTGATGAGTTCGGACTATGGTAGCCCATTTGTAATAAATAAGCATTTTATAAGATAATAAAATGCTTTTTGTCAAGAAAAGTATTCAGGCCGAGAATCCCCGCGAATAAATGCCTGAATGAAATATTGAAATATAAACCTTTTAAATCAACACGGAATTTTACCCCATCGTTGGTTCAAACCAACGATGGGATTTATGCTATTGCGCATCTAACAGTTTAGCTGCCAGCTTCATATGTGCTTTCTCCATCTGGGCAATAGAGAGAAAGGCATTTTGTGCCTCACCCTTACCCAGGCGGTCTGCCATGGTGCGATAAAGGTCATATGCCTGGATTTCAATGCTTAAGGCCATCTCAACAATGTCAATCCATGTAATCTCGTTGTTTGCATACAGGGCTGTTGTCACTTCGGATAGGGGCTGACCACTTTCAAGGATATCGCCTTTTAAAACGTCGTAAATGTCTTCAAAGGGTTGTGGATTTTCAACTATTTGCTTCCAGTATGAATAGATGGTTCGGGCATGGGCAATTTCCGCCTTAGCCAATTGTTCAATGGTTCCTTTAAATTTTTCATCCGGGACAAACGCAAGAATGGTTTCATAAAAACGTTCTGCAGCTTTTTCCAGCTCCATAGCCTGATAAAGCAGGCGAGTATCATCTTCTTGGTAGTCAAATACCTGCAGTCGTGGGAAACCATCCAGAGAATGCCCCTGGAAGGAACGAAATCCACCAGTGATGTTGTAAATTGTTTGGGCGTCTCTGCCCTCTTCTGCCGCCATTATTCCAGCCACTTCAGACCGGGCACCGCTATGGCAGTAAAAAAACAGCTCCTTATCCAAAGCAAGTTCAGGTAAATGATCCCCCAGGGTGTTTAAAGGAATCAGTTTGGCCCCTGGGACATGCCCTGATTTATATTCATTTTCCTGCCGGACATCAACGACCACATAATTGTTTTCTTTATTAGCGGCGCGGTATTGCTCAAATTCTTCAAAAGAGATTTCTTTAAAGTCGTCTTGTTGGATCATATTTTTTTAATCTTTCTAAAATGGGGAGCTGCAAACTGTAAAACAAATAGTAAAATGAAAATGGTATAAAATACGACAAGGTCAATATTCTCCCATATAATCCACCAGCATCCCGGTGGTTTGACGTAACCGCTGACTGATAAGCTTGGAGATTTTCCACAGCAGTTGAACGCCTAATTCCGGATCGTCCCGGGTCAGAAGAATCAGATTCTCCTGGGTCATGAAAAAAATTACGGTTTCTTTGGCGGCAATACCCGATGCGGAGCGAGGCTCGCCGTCAATCAAGGCCATCTCGCCAAAGGTCTGGGAACTGGTCAGGGTACTGACCCGGGTGTTTTCCTTAAGAATATCAATGGCACCCTTGACAATAATCCCTAAGCTTTTGTCTGTATCTCCTTCTTTGAACACGATGGCTCCCGGTTTAGCGATTACCGGTTCAATATAGAAACATATCTTTTGGATATGCTCCCAGGAAAACTCCCTTGCCCACTTTGTTTTTTGGAGTACATGGGCATATTTGGCATATTTTTTCAGAGGGGAGCCGTCTGTATTCTGCAGCCCTTTAGGTTTCATGCTTTTTCCGATCATCTGAAAATTGAATTATTTCAGTATAAATTCTTGATCAACTGATGTCAATGAATCGGAAAAGCCCTATTCCTTGGTGATAAATTCATCCAGTTTAGCGAAAAGACTGTCAGGCCATTGTTCGGCAGTTAAAAATAGTTCCTTTTCTTCCGGGGTCAGACTATCTTTAATAATAGGAGGCAGGCTCTCATATGCCTCTTGTCTTATTTTTTCTGTTTTTTTATCCATTTTTATCTCCAAAATATAACATTTCAAGTGAAAAGCCTTGAAATCAAAGCGGTTACGGCAGTTTCCACCCGCAAAATCCGGCTCCCCATGGTCATGGGTTCAAAGCCTTGGTCCACCAGTGTCTGCACTTCAAGATCAATAAATCCGCCTTCCGGACCGACCACAAGCACTGTATCGGAATTAAGCCCCATTGGACAAGACGTTTGCGCTTTGGGATGGGCAAGAATTCTTTTTTTGTTTCTGCTTAATTTCGGCAATTCTTCTTTAACAAAAGGAGAAAAAAAACGTTTGAGATGGACTAGAGGCACGAGGGTATCCTTAGCCTGGCAAAGACCAAGGTATAGATGGCGCTGAATATCCGATTCGGATAATACGCCTGAATCCCAAAAGCTTTTCTCCACCCGCCGGGAATTGACCAAAAAAATTTTTTTTACGCCTAAGCTTGCAAGATTGTAGAGTATTCTTTTAAGCATCTTGGGTCTGGGCAACGCCAGTACCAGGGTCAAGGGCAATGGGGGCGGCGGATCCTGGTCAAGGCAAACCTGCATGTCAATGAAGTGCCGGTCCATGGACACGATTCGCCCTATGCCCATTTTTGAATTTATTTTTCCGCAAACCAGTGTGTCTCCAGGCTTTGCCTTTATCACCCGGTTAATATGTTTGCATCGGTCATCCTGAAGCCGAACCCGACCCGGACCTATAAAATCCCGTTCTTCCAGCAGGATAAGGTTCATGTTAGAAGGTAACGATTTCCATATTTTTAATCAAAGCCCGAAACTGCTTCATCCAGTCGGCACCACCCGTAAGCCGTGCCAGTTCCACAGCCATATGCACCGCAGTTACCTGACTTTGGCGGCCTAGCCCCTGGACACATGACGGGCAGTTGGTCAATATCTTTGGCTTTGCTTTATCAAGCCCCTGACTCACCTGTTTAACAGTCTCCTGTTTCCTTAAAAACATGTTGTAACTGATATCCGGCCGGGACAGCGACATGGTTCCGGCTTCGGAGCAGCAGTATGGCACAGCCCGGGCGTCAATGCCTGCTCTGGCAAGCTGTGCAGTCGCCGTGCCCTTTAAACTGTCATGGCAGGGGGCATGGTAAAGACAGGCGTGGGGTTCTTCAGTTGTCAAACCATGTTCAAACAGGTACCCGGAAATATCAAACAGCTTTGCATCAAACAGTTCTGTTATGCCCAGATCGGACAAAGAATCCATACAGGTGCCGCAGGAGACAATACAGCCGGAAAAATCAAGATCATAGAACATGTCCCGAATCTGGGTCATGATAATGGTGTTCTCAAGCGAGACCTTTTGGGCCTCCTTGATTCGGGCATTCACCTTCAGCGGATATCCGCAGCACATGTATGGCGGCGGCAACACCACCTGGTGTCCCTGGGAGAGCAGCAAAAAAATGGTCGCCTTTGAGATATTGGAAAACATGCGCTCACTGCCGCATCCCGGGAAATAAAACACTGTTGACGTAATTTTGCCAGGAGGATTAATCAAAATAGCCTGATTTCTGTCTGCGGACGGCAGGTGGGCCCGAAGCGTGGTCAGACCCGGCTGTGACACCGGGGTGTTTAGCATCTGCAGGGCTTTTGTTTCCTTTAACGCCGGCAAAAAAGAAACCGATTTTGCAAGCTTGACCGCCGTTTGCTGAACCGCACTGCCTGCTGTTAAAAGCCCTGTACGAATAATCGGGTTCAGTGTCTGGTTGCGGTTACCCAAATACCCCAAAGTCAACTTTGTGGGCACAGGCGTATGCTTGAAATTCATTTTTTTTAAAATTTCACGTTCCTTGATGGAAATAACCCCGGTATCAATGTTCACCGGACACTTTTCAAGGCACTTATGGCAAATCGTACAATGATCACCGATCTGCTCAAGGTTTTTCAATACCTTGAATTTTGTGGACTGGGTCCGCTGGGTAATGTAAAGCAACGCCTCGATCAAAGCGCCCAAAGCCAGATTTTTATTCCGGGGATGAAAAAACATGTTCCTTGCCGGATAAAACACAGGACACTCAGGCTTGCATTTACCGCAGCGAACACAATGGGAAATGCTGGCAGACAGTTCGGACAACGACCCGTGCTTGAGGATCTGGGCCTCAAGTTTCATTAGATTGAATGACGGGGTAAACACCTTGTTCAAAATCTCGGACTCGGATAATTTGCCAGGGTTCATCAACCCGTTCGGGTCCACCTGTTTGCGGTAGGCGTCAAACCGGCTCACCTGCTCTTTATCCAGGTATTTGAACTTGGTGACACCGATACCGTGCTCTCCGGAGACCACACCATCAAGGGCGACAGCTTTTGCCATGACCTTGTCAGCGGTCATATGGGCCCGGGCAAGCATCTCCTTGTCATTGGAAAAGACTGGAATATTCACATGTACGTTACCGTCCCCGGCATGCATGTGGGTTGCAATGACAATCAACCGGCTTAAGGTGTCATTGTAAATCTCTTCAACGTTGGATAAAACCAGGCTGTAGCCGTGCAGGTGATCCTGGATTTTGCTGTGAAAATTTTTAGTGTGAATAAAGGCTTCCAGAGCGTCACGGGATGCAATGTCGAGTTTTTTGCGGATACCGTAAGCAAGATCCTTGATCCGTCCGACTTTTTTTCCAAGCCACTCCGGATCAGACTGGGGAATGGCCGTCTCCAGATAGGTCAGGATATTTTGAATAATCCGGCCCTGGGTATATTTTTTTTCTTCAAGGTTAGTGTCATCAACAAATCTGACAAAATCAGCCAGACTGTCAATGGGCAGAACAATATCTTCGTTGAGCTTAAAGGCATTGGTATGGGCAGCTATGGCACCCAGCCGCTTGCGGTCCTCCCAGTAACGGGCAGCCTCGGTCCTGTTCCGGGCAATGGATAGCCCGGTCTTGTCATAGGCTTCAAGGATTGTTTCTATGGTACGCATGCCCTGGTCAAGAAGGAACAGATCATTGGACACCATGTCAATGAGTAATACGGCTTTAAGCCGGTCTCCCACAGACCGCTTGGTTTTGTATTTGATGGCCTTGATGTATTCTTCGTCAAAATGTTCAAGGGCCATCAGCGCGGGATCGCTGTTCTCAAATCGGGTACAGATTTGCGTTATCACCTTGCCGGCCTCGGTCA
This window of the uncultured Desulfobacter sp. genome carries:
- a CDS encoding inorganic pyrophosphatase Ppa, with translation MEIKKFLELKDAFELKKYVRNMDFDKKNCCSFYGSPKKHPYGKERVILVADPFGEHTFYYDFKLKDILSIEEQPRINSPAGDSISMVRLWVKNGSIGLQCTPFSVGPTLGLG
- a CDS encoding cyclic nucleotide-binding domain-containing protein, which encodes MKPKGLQNTDGSPLKKYAKYAHVLQKTKWAREFSWEHIQKICFYIEPVIAKPGAIVFKEGDTDKSLGIIVKGAIDILKENTRVSTLTSSQTFGEMALIDGEPRSASGIAAKETVIFFMTQENLILLTRDDPELGVQLLWKISKLISQRLRQTTGMLVDYMGEY
- the tdh gene encoding L-threonine 3-dehydrogenase → MNPSIPSTMKALVKARPEKGLWLQEMPVPSINYNEVLIKILKTAICGTDVHIYNWDQWSQKNVPVPMHIGHEFVGEVVAVGSHVKDCKPGDLVSGEGHIICGHCRNCLAGRRHLCRDTKGVGVNRPGAFAQYLSIPVTNVWFCDKKIALDVLACFDPLGNAVHTALTFDVLGEDVLITGAGPIGCMAAAIAKHAGARNIVVTDINPFRLTLAEKAGATRVVNAEKESLTQVQKELGMKEGFDVAMEMSGSPAALDSILDNMFHGGKIALLGILPDQIPMDWNKVVFNMLTIKGIYGRQMFETWYKMTAMVQSGLDISPLITHRFHYTQFQQGFDVMRSGHSGKVILDWD
- the katG gene encoding catalase/peroxidase HPI → MSDRTEGKCPVMHGSHTLAGTSNTDWWPNALNLDILHQHDTKTNPLGDDFNYHEELKKLDVNALKQDVRDLLANSQDWWPADHGFYGGMMARVAWHSAGSYRLQDGRGGGNTGNQRFAPLNSWPDNANTDKGRRLLWPIKKKYGNKISWADLIMLAGTIAYEMAGLKIYGFGFGRKDIWHPEKDTYWGAEKEWLAPSDGRYEAVDKPDTMENPLSAVQMGLIYVNPEGVNGKPDPQATAHQVRETFARMAMNDEETVALTAGGHTIGKCHGGESADNVGPAPEDADITAQGMGWMPKERRGIGRNVVAGGPEGAWTTDPTKWDMGFFDMLFGHEWELTESPAGAKQWKPVDIKEEDMPTDPEDPSIRVMPMMTDADMAMKVDPVYNKICKKFMADPEYFSDCFARAWFKLTHRDLGPKSCYFGPDVPQEDLVWQDPVPKGNTQFDIGHLKTLIRESGLSVADMVSTAWDSARTFRGSDNRGGANGARIRLVPQKDWEGNEPERLQRVLAVLEPLAAKVGASIADTIVLAGNVGVELAAKAGGVEIDVPFAPGRGDATDEMTDAESFTVLEPFADGFRNYLQKDYIPTPEEMLLDRAQLMGLTAPEMTVLIGGMRVMGANYGNSKLGVFTDQEGALTNDFFVALTDMAYKWESAGTSDYNIIDRVTGETKYTATRVDLVFGSNSILRAYAEVYAQDDNMNKFVKDFVKAWEKVMNADRFDLSI
- a CDS encoding rhodanese-like domain-containing protein, producing the protein MIQQDDFKEISFEEFEQYRAANKENNYVVVDVRQENEYKSGHVPGAKLIPLNTLGDHLPELALDKELFFYCHSGARSEVAGIMAAEEGRDAQTIYNITGGFRSFQGHSLDGFPRLQVFDYQEDDTRLLYQAMELEKAAERFYETILAFVPDEKFKGTIEQLAKAEIAHARTIYSYWKQIVENPQPFEDIYDVLKGDILESGQPLSEVTTALYANNEITWIDIVEMALSIEIQAYDLYRTMADRLGKGEAQNAFLSIAQMEKAHMKLAAKLLDAQ
- a CDS encoding DUF3683 domain-containing protein, which encodes MRDLFRKIPFNYTSAGDDQIIAHLFGNEILETIRVLETLKGTGRSSRLLHRFMGDLFVIRRNAFLFQELVEHPVLRRRLFTEFENDLFNIAEHAEHEEVRIVLDACRSSLRQLKAQINAVAKEQARVSRRLSPVVGKNNICFDPFNITAHITDATDWRRYTPAAVIRPDREDQIPKLVKKLKDLKFHIIPRGGGTGLTGGATPLAPDCVMINTEKLNTIFPIEHRKTSDGRDYAVMPMEAGVITQDAKDSAAAQGYIFATDPTSAWACTIGGNLAENAGGKTAVLYGTAIDNVLSFRITMPDGQLLTVARQDHPLRKILYEDTLSFVIKDETGKILDIIELTGADVRKKGLGKDVTNKVLGGLPGVQKEGCDGIITWAEFILYPEFAHKATCCIEFFGNDMTEAGKVITQICTRFENSDPALMALEHFDEEYIKAIKYKTKRSVGDRLKAVLLIDMVSNDLFLLDQGMRTIETILEAYDKTGLSIARNRTEAARYWEDRKRLGAIAAHTNAFKLNEDIVLPIDSLADFVRFVDDTNLEEKKYTQGRIIQNILTYLETAIPQSDPEWLGKKVGRIKDLAYGIRKKLDIASRDALEAFIHTKNFHSKIQDHLHGYSLVLSNVEEIYNDTLSRLIVIATHMHAGDGNVHVNIPVFSNDKEMLARAHMTADKVMAKAVALDGVVSGEHGIGVTKFKYLDKEQVSRFDAYRKQVDPNGLMNPGKLSESEILNKVFTPSFNLMKLEAQILKHGSLSELSASISHCVRCGKCKPECPVFYPARNMFFHPRNKNLALGALIEALLYITQRTQSTKFKVLKNLEQIGDHCTICHKCLEKCPVNIDTGVISIKEREILKKMNFKHTPVPTKLTLGYLGNRNQTLNPIIRTGLLTAGSAVQQTAVKLAKSVSFLPALKETKALQMLNTPVSQPGLTTLRAHLPSADRNQAILINPPGKITSTVFYFPGCGSERMFSNISKATIFLLLSQGHQVVLPPPYMCCGYPLKVNARIKEAQKVSLENTIIMTQIRDMFYDLDFSGCIVSCGTCMDSLSDLGITELFDAKLFDISGYLFEHGLTTEEPHACLYHAPCHDSLKGTATAQLARAGIDARAVPYCCSEAGTMSLSRPDISYNMFLRKQETVKQVSQGLDKAKPKILTNCPSCVQGLGRQSQVTAVHMAVELARLTGGADWMKQFRALIKNMEIVTF
- a CDS encoding 16S rRNA (uracil(1498)-N(3))-methyltransferase, whose product is MNLILLEERDFIGPGRVRLQDDRCKHINRVIKAKPGDTLVCGKINSKMGIGRIVSMDRHFIDMQVCLDQDPPPPLPLTLVLALPRPKMLKRILYNLASLGVKKIFLVNSRRVEKSFWDSGVLSESDIQRHLYLGLCQAKDTLVPLVHLKRFFSPFVKEELPKLSRNKKRILAHPKAQTSCPMGLNSDTVLVVGPEGGFIDLEVQTLVDQGFEPMTMGSRILRVETAVTALISRLFT
- a CDS encoding aminotransferase class I/II-fold pyridoxal phosphate-dependent enzyme; translation: MTTDKLDKSLQAELASLAAEGRAKAPERVITEYIPPKKDFGPRYRLEGSSKEYIRLNSNSYLSLSAHPDLIKAADKATQQFGVGPGAVRFIDGTFCYHAALEKRIAEFVGKPCAKIFNSAYTANCGLALSISSAKTHWIGDQLNHNSIIRAMRISNIPSGNKGIFKHNDMDDLKRCLDAVGPDIERVVVIFDGIFSMRGDFAPIDEILSVCKAYEDKFKDGVITVVDDSHGIGAYGATGRGTSEYTGGRPDVIVGTFGKAFGVNGGFIAASETLIEAVRQKADTYIYTNPLSVADCAAALAAIDICDSDQGLDLLDHLGSVTTAFRNGLKRMGLESIEGPHPVVPLMVRDTDKTHRLVNFLYENGVLVVGLTFPVVPRGDETIRFQINACHTHADIDYVLGVIKSFNH